In the genome of Nonlabens sp. MB-3u-79, one region contains:
- a CDS encoding TolC family protein yields the protein MKKLIICSIVLFSFAFAKAQQNNGWTLQECIQQAIDKNISIKNGELDKEVAVVEKRDALGNFLPSLNLSARRTVSQGFQFNPVSGFQNNKRTNLSGGASSGVTIFDGLRSFRQYKRANLSAEAADYRLQNLIDNTAVNVANTFLNVLFNRENLQVLLKQHEVTNSQIKQTQNLVEAGSLPRGDLLEIQATYESENQQIITAQNSLTISKLNLAQLLMIEDYENFDVAEVDYSVPVTTILDNEVDQVVNNALDTRSEIKIAEINKKLSTQDLLIARSGYSPTVTGFLNYNTNAQEDTDLAIIDQLYLLDGISYGISLNVPVFNGFSTRNQVDRAKINLERANIAEQQAKLDLEALVYRAYTDAEGSKVAYASALKTLEARRTAFEYSQERYNVGLLNAFDFEQSRQQVVSAANQVIQSKYQYIFNLKVLELYFGIPVNELRL from the coding sequence ATGAAGAAGTTAATAATTTGCAGCATTGTTCTTTTTAGTTTCGCTTTCGCGAAAGCGCAACAGAATAACGGATGGACCTTGCAAGAGTGTATCCAACAAGCTATAGACAAGAATATCTCCATAAAAAACGGAGAATTAGATAAAGAGGTTGCGGTAGTAGAAAAGCGAGATGCATTAGGTAATTTTTTACCTTCGTTGAACTTATCTGCAAGAAGGACCGTATCTCAGGGTTTCCAATTTAATCCAGTTTCTGGTTTTCAAAATAATAAAAGGACCAACCTATCTGGTGGAGCAAGTTCTGGAGTGACCATCTTTGACGGTTTGAGGAGTTTTAGACAGTATAAACGCGCCAACCTTTCTGCTGAGGCAGCTGATTATAGATTGCAAAATTTAATTGATAACACAGCTGTTAACGTTGCAAATACTTTTTTGAATGTACTTTTCAATAGGGAAAACTTACAAGTCTTATTAAAGCAGCACGAAGTTACTAATTCACAAATTAAGCAAACTCAAAATCTAGTCGAAGCAGGATCTTTACCTAGAGGTGACTTATTAGAAATTCAAGCTACTTATGAGAGTGAAAATCAACAAATAATTACCGCGCAGAACAGCCTTACTATTTCAAAACTAAATTTAGCTCAACTGCTTATGATCGAAGATTATGAGAATTTTGATGTGGCAGAAGTAGACTATTCGGTACCAGTAACTACTATTTTAGATAATGAAGTGGATCAAGTCGTCAACAATGCGTTAGATACTCGTAGTGAAATCAAGATAGCTGAAATAAATAAAAAGCTTTCCACCCAAGACCTTTTAATCGCTAGATCAGGGTATTCTCCTACGGTAACTGGATTTCTTAATTATAATACTAACGCACAAGAAGATACCGATCTTGCAATTATAGATCAGTTATATTTATTAGATGGGATCTCTTATGGAATCTCTCTTAATGTTCCTGTATTTAACGGTTTTTCTACACGAAATCAAGTAGACCGAGCAAAAATTAATTTAGAGCGCGCAAATATTGCAGAACAACAAGCAAAATTAGATTTAGAGGCTTTAGTTTATAGAGCTTATACAGATGCTGAAGGTTCTAAAGTAGCATACGCAAGTGCCTTAAAAACACTAGAAGCTAGAAGAACAGCCTTTGAATATTCTCAAGAAAGATATAACGTAGGCTTGCTTAATGCCTTTGATTTTGAACAAAGTAGGCAACAAGTGGTAAGTGCAGCAAATCAAGTGATCCAGTCAAAATACCAGTACATATTTAATTTAAAAGTATTGGAATTGTATTTCGGTATACCTGTTAACGAGTTAAGATTATAA
- a CDS encoding efflux RND transporter periplasmic adaptor subunit, whose protein sequence is MKRTGTVITLIIILLLASAGIYYIWQKDREDPITYTTEQPTKETIIKETVATGSIVPKEEVSIKPNISGVIDKIHVEAGDLVKAGDLIADIKVVPNVSSLTSAKNNIAGARTSVETAKLALDNQKAIFNRQKSLFDKGVISANEFDLAQNAYNNALQRYKQEQVSLRGSQQNYDIIRTGTTAGLGNYAQTSIRATVSGMVLDVPVKEGNQVIESNNFNEGTSIAMIADVNKMIFEGKVDESEVGKIKEGLALKITVGAFDNKKFDAILDYVAPKGIAENGAIQFAIKGTLKATQDSTFIRAGLSANASIILDRRDDVLSIKEALVQYDPETKKPYVEIEIGDQQFERRDIELGLSNGINVEVLSGVKEGDNIKVWNALKLPAGRGGFGG, encoded by the coding sequence ATGAAACGAACAGGAACCGTCATCACACTTATTATAATTTTGCTGCTCGCATCAGCAGGGATTTATTACATCTGGCAAAAAGATCGAGAAGATCCTATTACCTATACCACTGAGCAACCTACCAAGGAAACCATTATCAAAGAGACCGTGGCAACAGGTAGCATTGTGCCAAAAGAGGAGGTTAGTATCAAACCTAATATCTCTGGTGTTATTGATAAGATCCATGTCGAGGCAGGTGATTTAGTTAAAGCAGGAGACCTTATTGCAGATATTAAAGTAGTACCTAATGTGTCCTCTCTGACTAGTGCTAAAAATAATATCGCAGGAGCGAGAACATCTGTAGAAACAGCAAAACTAGCACTAGATAATCAAAAGGCCATTTTTAACAGACAGAAATCCCTTTTTGATAAAGGAGTGATTTCTGCAAACGAATTTGACCTGGCTCAAAATGCTTATAACAACGCTTTGCAACGTTACAAGCAAGAGCAGGTAAGTCTAAGGGGTTCACAGCAAAACTATGATATCATAAGAACGGGGACTACCGCTGGTCTTGGGAACTATGCACAAACATCTATACGTGCAACCGTTTCTGGAATGGTGCTAGACGTTCCTGTGAAAGAAGGAAATCAAGTTATTGAGTCCAATAACTTTAATGAAGGTACTTCCATCGCCATGATTGCTGATGTGAATAAAATGATCTTTGAAGGAAAGGTAGATGAAAGTGAAGTAGGGAAGATTAAAGAAGGTCTCGCACTAAAAATTACCGTAGGAGCTTTTGACAATAAAAAGTTTGACGCTATTTTAGATTATGTGGCACCTAAAGGAATTGCAGAGAATGGAGCTATTCAATTTGCTATTAAAGGAACTCTTAAAGCGACACAAGACTCCACGTTTATAAGAGCAGGCTTAAGTGCAAATGCTAGTATTATTTTAGACAGAAGAGATGACGTGTTGAGTATCAAAGAGGCACTGGTGCAATATGATCCAGAGACTAAAAAACCTTATGTTGAAATCGAGATAGGGGATCAACAGTTTGAACGTCGTGATATCGAATTGGGATTGAGCAACGGTATAAACGTGGAAGTACTTTCTGGAGTAAAAGAAGGGGATAACATCAAAGTTTGGAATGCCTTAAAACTCCCTGCTGGACGTGGTGGATTCGGAGGATAA
- a CDS encoding efflux RND transporter periplasmic adaptor subunit, translating to MKKAIIIIVILIAVVVLGYLGYKMVAANSDEGISVEVMEVTTMDVTETVSATGKIKPEVEVSISPEVPGEIIELPIREGQSVQKGDLLAKINPDLLQSSVSRSKAGLANTKAGFEQAKASLVEAKANYQRASQLFEKGVISQSEFDASTAAYQRAKAAERSAYFSVQSAGATVNEATDNLSRTSIFAPMTGTISLLAVELGERVVGTQQMAGTELLRVADLSQMEVEVDVNENDIVKIEVGDKAIVEVDAYLKRKFQGEVTEIANTATGSLSADQVTNFKVKVRILPDSYKELLEGKSDNYSPFKPGMTATVDIITREKKDAIAIPISSIVIKNDTLESRKSSRDLSTSDKKFECVYLEQNGKAKLRVITTGIQDDKNIVVLTGLEKGEKVITGPYRTVTKTLKSGKAVSTKKDKDSKTTSSEEDKAA from the coding sequence ATGAAGAAAGCAATAATTATTATAGTAATACTAATAGCTGTTGTTGTACTGGGCTATCTCGGCTACAAAATGGTTGCTGCTAATAGTGACGAAGGTATATCGGTAGAGGTTATGGAAGTGACCACCATGGATGTTACAGAAACGGTGAGTGCCACAGGAAAAATCAAACCAGAAGTAGAGGTGAGTATATCTCCAGAAGTACCAGGTGAGATTATTGAATTGCCTATAAGAGAAGGTCAATCAGTTCAGAAGGGAGACCTTCTTGCTAAGATCAATCCAGATTTATTACAATCTAGCGTAAGCAGATCAAAAGCTGGACTTGCTAATACTAAGGCCGGTTTTGAACAAGCAAAAGCAAGTCTTGTAGAAGCAAAGGCAAATTACCAGCGTGCTTCTCAACTCTTTGAAAAAGGAGTGATTTCGCAATCAGAATTTGATGCTTCTACTGCTGCTTATCAAAGAGCAAAAGCCGCAGAACGTTCTGCGTATTTTTCAGTTCAAAGTGCAGGAGCTACTGTTAATGAAGCTACAGATAATTTAAGTCGCACCAGCATTTTCGCCCCTATGACGGGAACAATTTCCTTACTTGCAGTCGAGTTAGGAGAGCGAGTAGTGGGAACTCAACAAATGGCAGGAACAGAATTACTGCGTGTTGCAGATCTTTCTCAAATGGAAGTTGAGGTAGATGTGAATGAGAATGACATCGTTAAGATAGAAGTAGGCGACAAAGCCATTGTTGAAGTAGATGCCTACTTAAAAAGAAAATTTCAAGGAGAAGTAACTGAAATTGCCAACACCGCTACTGGATCGCTAAGTGCAGATCAAGTGACTAACTTTAAAGTAAAAGTAAGAATCCTACCGGATAGCTATAAAGAACTTTTAGAAGGTAAAAGTGACAACTACAGCCCTTTTAAACCTGGAATGACTGCTACTGTGGACATTATCACAAGAGAAAAGAAAGATGCGATTGCCATTCCTATAAGCTCTATCGTCATTAAAAATGATACTCTAGAAAGCAGAAAAAGTTCTAGGGACCTATCTACAAGTGATAAAAAATTTGAATGTGTTTATCTGGAGCAAAATGGCAAAGCCAAGTTAAGAGTGATAACTACAGGTATCCAAGATGATAAAAATATAGTGGTACTCACTGGCCTTGAAAAAGGAGAAAAAGTAATTACTGGACCTTATAGAACAGTTACAAAGACTTTAAAATCAGGAAAAGCGGTAAGTACAAAAAAAGATAAAGACTCTAAAACAACCTCTTCTGAAGAAGACAAAGCAGCCTAG
- the tsaB gene encoding tRNA (adenosine(37)-N6)-threonylcarbamoyltransferase complex dimerization subunit type 1 TsaB, with translation MSLILCIETTSTNCSVALATENGAFQNDCGILNCLDVLEDNSDGYSHGERLHIYIEEILSRNNFSTKDLNAIAVSEGPGSYTGLRIGVASAKGLCYALDIPLIAISTLESLSKQNTSSGITVPMLDARRMEVYAAVFEGEEILQEVSAVILEKESFSRFRESGKLTFIGTGIEKFRELIQEEQHSYITSNPTATTLCDLAIEKNKISDTVDVAYFEPFYLKEFKAG, from the coding sequence ATGTCCTTAATATTATGTATAGAAACAACTTCTACAAACTGTTCTGTTGCGCTTGCGACTGAAAATGGAGCCTTTCAAAATGATTGTGGAATTCTCAATTGTCTGGACGTACTAGAAGATAACAGTGACGGTTATAGTCATGGAGAACGTTTGCATATTTATATAGAGGAGATTTTATCTCGCAATAATTTTTCTACCAAAGATCTTAATGCTATTGCTGTAAGCGAAGGTCCAGGTTCTTATACGGGATTGCGTATAGGAGTTGCCTCAGCAAAAGGATTGTGCTATGCGCTGGATATCCCACTGATAGCCATCAGTACATTAGAATCTTTGAGCAAGCAAAACACCTCTTCAGGTATTACAGTTCCTATGCTTGATGCTCGAAGAATGGAAGTCTATGCTGCTGTTTTTGAAGGGGAAGAAATCCTACAAGAAGTGTCTGCGGTAATATTAGAAAAAGAAAGTTTTTCTCGCTTTCGCGAAAGCGGAAAACTTACATTTATAGGTACTGGAATAGAAAAATTTAGAGAGTTGATTCAAGAAGAACAGCATAGCTACATCACTTCAAACCCTACCGCAACTACTTTGTGTGACCTTGCCATAGAAAAGAATAAAATAAGCGACACCGTAGATGTCGCTTATTTTGAACCTTTTTACCTTAAAGAATTTAAAGCTGGATAA
- a CDS encoding ABC transporter permease, producing the protein MFNKDRWNEILEALNANKVRTLLTAFGVFWGIFILVALLALTNGLRTGVSVQFANRATNTMYIWGQSTSIPYKGMNKGRRIQFKLADVEALKQKLPALKYVTPRQQLGGYRGANNVTRNEKTGAFQVNGDYPEFINQQYMDILKGRWLSYSDIQKEMKSAVIGVDVVKALYDIGEEPIGSYITLQGVNFKVVGVFDNPNTNGDSEEEANTIFIPFTTFGKAFNSADEVRWMTLTAYDGVSITSIKEQVIDVMREQHSVHPTDNRAIGNNDVAEEFAKFNGLFNILDFVGYFVGALVLLSGGIGISNIMLIVVKERTNEIGVRRALGATPWNIKAQILQESIVLTLVSGLAGIAFASGFIWIMNYVLEQSGPMDNFANPSVNIFVIIIALIILTISGLLAGFIPASRATTMKPVDALRTE; encoded by the coding sequence ATGTTTAATAAAGATAGATGGAATGAAATATTAGAGGCGCTCAATGCAAATAAAGTGAGAACCTTACTAACTGCGTTTGGAGTTTTTTGGGGGATTTTTATCCTAGTTGCATTACTGGCTCTTACTAATGGATTGAGAACAGGTGTCAGCGTTCAATTTGCCAATAGAGCAACTAATACGATGTACATTTGGGGGCAAAGCACTTCTATTCCTTATAAAGGAATGAATAAGGGTCGTAGAATACAATTTAAACTAGCCGACGTAGAAGCTCTTAAACAAAAATTACCTGCTTTAAAATATGTAACTCCTAGACAACAGCTAGGTGGTTATCGAGGAGCCAATAACGTTACGCGTAATGAAAAAACTGGTGCTTTTCAGGTAAATGGAGATTATCCAGAATTCATTAACCAACAATATATGGATATTCTGAAAGGAAGGTGGTTAAGCTATTCTGACATTCAGAAAGAAATGAAAAGTGCCGTAATAGGTGTAGACGTTGTAAAAGCACTATATGATATAGGTGAAGAACCTATAGGTTCCTATATCACACTTCAAGGAGTCAACTTTAAGGTGGTAGGTGTTTTTGATAATCCTAATACTAACGGAGATAGTGAGGAAGAGGCCAATACTATTTTTATTCCTTTTACCACTTTTGGAAAAGCTTTTAACTCTGCAGATGAGGTAAGATGGATGACGCTAACTGCTTATGATGGTGTTAGTATCACGTCTATTAAAGAGCAAGTGATTGATGTGATGAGGGAGCAACACAGTGTTCACCCAACTGATAACAGAGCTATAGGAAATAATGATGTTGCAGAGGAATTTGCAAAGTTTAATGGGCTATTCAATATACTTGATTTTGTCGGCTATTTTGTCGGCGCTTTAGTACTGCTGTCAGGAGGAATAGGAATTAGTAATATCATGCTAATTGTAGTTAAAGAGCGAACTAATGAAATAGGAGTGCGCCGTGCGTTAGGGGCAACTCCATGGAACATAAAAGCGCAAATTCTTCAAGAATCAATAGTGCTAACCTTGGTTTCTGGTCTTGCTGGAATTGCTTTTGCATCTGGATTTATTTGGATAATGAATTATGTGCTGGAACAAAGTGGTCCTATGGATAATTTTGCCAATCCATCAGTAAATATTTTTGTAATCATCATAGCATTAATCATATTAACCATCTCAGGATTACTCGCTGGATTTATACCAGCATCACGAGCAACTACTATGAAACCAGTAGATGCATTAAGAACAGAATAA